The Lentimicrobiaceae bacterium genome has a window encoding:
- the ispE gene encoding 4-(cytidine 5'-diphospho)-2-C-methyl-D-erythritol kinase: MIKYPNAKINIGLQITEKLSSGYHNISSCIVPINFVDILEINVSEKDNISMSGISIDNDNIEENLCYKAIQLLRKDFDIPPLSVNLHKNIPSGAGLGGGSADAAFTLKIINSLLNLNCSENKLQHYASKIGSDCPFFIRNKPCLVSGTGTEMTEINLDLSNYQVVLVFPNIKISTKSAYGMITPQKSSFDISQITDLPVSEWKNHLHNDFETPIFKLYPVLQELKNRMYDNGALYAAMSGSGSAIYGTFDKSLKIGKLSEFEQKNTLFGSYFEQINS; encoded by the coding sequence ATGATAAAATATCCGAATGCTAAAATAAATATTGGTCTGCAAATAACCGAAAAACTGAGTTCGGGATATCACAACATTAGCAGTTGTATTGTTCCAATAAACTTTGTTGATATTTTGGAAATAAATGTTTCCGAAAAGGATAATATCAGCATGAGCGGTATTTCTATCGACAATGATAATATTGAAGAAAACCTTTGCTACAAAGCAATACAACTGCTCAGAAAAGATTTTGATATACCTCCTCTTTCTGTAAACCTGCATAAAAACATACCTTCTGGAGCCGGATTGGGCGGCGGTTCTGCCGATGCTGCATTTACTCTAAAAATTATAAATTCATTATTAAATCTGAATTGTAGCGAAAATAAATTGCAACACTACGCTTCAAAAATTGGATCGGATTGTCCTTTCTTTATCAGAAACAAACCTTGTTTAGTTTCAGGAACAGGAACGGAGATGACGGAAATTAACCTTGATTTGAGTAATTATCAGGTTGTTTTGGTTTTTCCCAATATAAAAATCAGCACAAAATCGGCTTACGGAATGATTACTCCCCAAAAAAGCAGTTTCGATATTTCCCAAATAACCGATTTGCCGGTATCGGAATGGAAAAACCATTTGCACAACGATTTTGAAACTCCTATTTTTAAACTTTATCCTGTTTTGCAGGAATTAAAAAACCGTATGTACGACAATGGCGCACTGTACGCAGCCATGAGCGGTAGCGGTTCAGCCATTTACGGCACATTCGACAAATCACTCAAAATTGGTAAACTCTCGGAGTTTGAGCAAAAAAACACCTTATTTGGGAGCTATTTTGAGCAGATAAATAGCTAA
- the pruA gene encoding L-glutamate gamma-semialdehyde dehydrogenase, whose translation MINSNYNFEQPHNEPILQFAKGSPERESLVAELKRMSKETTDIPIIIGGEEIRTGKTGKVVMPHNHKKILATYHKASEKEVNMAIRAAMAAKAEWENLPWEERSSIMLRAAELISKKYRSKMLAATMLGQSKNVYQAEIDTACEAIDFLRYNVHFASKIYADQPKSDSTQLNRMEYRPLEGFVFAVTPFNFTAIASNLNMSPIMMGNTTVWKPATTALLSNYNLMHIYKEAGLPDGVINFVPGAGSLIGGEILKNKDLAGIHFTGSNVTFNSLWKGVADNLSNYVSYPRIVGETGGKDFIFVHNSANSLEVATAIVRGAFEYQGQKCSAASRAYIPASLWTEIKQILLEQLSNIKMGDVADFGNFMNAVIDESSFDNIMGYIENAKKSKDCKIVYGGKGDKKVGYFVEPTVIETTNPNYVSMQEEIFGPVITIYVYEDKKYEEYLNICNETSPYGLTGSIFATERYAIETASKILRYAAGNFYINDKPTGAVVGMQPFGGSRASGTNDKAGSALNLIRWTNPRTIKETFQPATDFTYPFML comes from the coding sequence ATGATAAACTCAAATTACAACTTCGAACAGCCTCATAATGAGCCTATTTTACAATTTGCAAAAGGTAGTCCCGAACGTGAAAGTTTGGTAGCAGAACTAAAACGAATGAGCAAAGAAACCACCGATATTCCAATTATTATTGGCGGTGAAGAAATACGCACCGGTAAAACCGGAAAAGTGGTAATGCCTCATAACCACAAAAAGATTTTAGCTACATACCACAAAGCATCTGAAAAAGAAGTAAACATGGCGATAAGAGCGGCTATGGCTGCAAAAGCCGAATGGGAAAACCTCCCATGGGAAGAAAGAAGCTCTATAATGCTACGCGCTGCCGAACTTATTTCGAAAAAATACAGAAGTAAAATGCTTGCCGCTACAATGTTAGGACAAAGCAAAAACGTATATCAAGCTGAAATTGACACTGCTTGCGAAGCAATTGATTTTTTACGCTACAACGTGCATTTTGCATCGAAAATATATGCCGACCAACCTAAATCGGATTCAACACAGCTTAACCGCATGGAATACAGACCATTAGAGGGATTTGTTTTTGCAGTTACACCTTTTAACTTTACAGCAATTGCATCAAATCTTAACATGTCGCCTATTATGATGGGTAACACCACAGTTTGGAAACCGGCTACAACAGCTTTGTTATCGAATTACAATTTGATGCATATATATAAAGAAGCAGGCTTACCCGATGGCGTTATTAACTTTGTTCCGGGAGCAGGCTCGCTTATAGGCGGAGAAATATTGAAAAACAAAGACCTTGCAGGTATTCACTTTACAGGTTCAAACGTTACATTCAACTCATTGTGGAAAGGTGTTGCAGATAATTTATCCAACTACGTTTCGTACCCCAGAATTGTTGGCGAAACAGGTGGTAAAGACTTTATATTTGTTCACAATTCAGCCAATTCTCTAGAAGTTGCTACAGCTATAGTTAGGGGAGCATTCGAATATCAAGGTCAGAAATGTTCGGCTGCATCGAGAGCGTACATTCCTGCATCATTGTGGACAGAAATTAAACAAATATTGCTAGAACAACTTTCGAATATCAAAATGGGTGATGTTGCTGATTTTGGCAACTTTATGAATGCCGTTATCGACGAAAGCTCATTCGATAACATTATGGGATACATCGAAAATGCTAAGAAATCGAAAGATTGTAAAATAGTATATGGTGGTAAGGGTGATAAAAAAGTAGGTTATTTTGTTGAACCAACAGTTATTGAAACAACCAATCCGAACTACGTTTCTATGCAAGAAGAAATTTTCGGACCTGTTATTACTATTTATGTTTACGAAGATAAAAAATACGAAGAATATCTAAATATTTGTAATGAAACATCTCCGTACGGACTAACAGGCTCTATATTTGCTACCGAACGCTACGCTATTGAAACTGCAAGTAAGATATTACGTTACGCAGCCGGTAACTTCTACATAAACGACAAGCCAACCGGTGCTGTTGTTGGAATGCAACCATTTGGCGGTTCACGTGCTTCGGGTACTAACGATAAAGCCGGAAGTGCTCTTAACTTAATACGCTGGACAAATCCACGTACTATTAAAGAAACCTTCCAACCTGCTACGGATTTCACTTATCCGTTTATGTTGTAA
- the trkA gene encoding Trk system potassium transporter TrkA, with product MKIIIAGAGQVGAHLAKLLSQENHDIMLIDVDKDRLQAVSEKVEILTYAGSSISKKTLTDVEVSKCDLFIAVTPEESTNILSCMLASELGAVKTLARIDKDEYLHGVNQVFFTKQGVDSMIYPEKTAALEIVAALRNPWTRSYWELLDGSIILAGCKIRNNAPICGKTLEEISKKRKLFHVVSIKRNNKTIIPFGKDKILHNDLVYYATLKEHFLKLNEPMGKETYYVKNVIIMGGSRIGEWVARLLGNDVNVKVIEINQARAEKLSEDIGQKATILVGDGLDNELLVEEGIEGTDAFIAVTGNTEANILSCLAAKNYGVKKTIAEIENLDFISIAQSLDIGTIINKKHIAASKIYELLLKADVSNFKCLNFADANVGEITAQPGSKVTKRKVKDLNLPADFTFGALVREGKPMLIDGETQIKEWDQVVVFFFNKSLKQVEKLFH from the coding sequence ATGAAAATCATTATAGCAGGTGCGGGACAGGTTGGGGCTCATTTGGCTAAGTTATTATCGCAAGAAAATCACGATATTATGCTGATTGACGTCGATAAGGACAGATTGCAGGCAGTAAGCGAAAAGGTTGAGATATTGACATACGCCGGCAGTAGCATCTCTAAAAAAACTCTTACAGACGTTGAGGTTAGCAAGTGCGACTTGTTTATTGCCGTTACGCCGGAAGAATCGACTAATATTTTGTCGTGTATGCTTGCCTCTGAGTTGGGAGCAGTAAAGACTCTTGCTCGTATTGATAAAGACGAATATTTACACGGTGTCAATCAGGTGTTTTTTACAAAGCAAGGTGTTGATTCAATGATTTATCCTGAAAAAACTGCTGCTTTAGAAATTGTTGCTGCTCTTCGCAACCCTTGGACTAGGTCGTATTGGGAACTTCTTGACGGTTCTATCATATTGGCAGGTTGCAAAATCAGGAATAATGCTCCCATTTGTGGAAAAACTCTTGAAGAAATATCTAAAAAACGCAAATTATTTCACGTTGTTTCAATTAAGCGTAATAATAAGACTATTATTCCTTTCGGTAAAGATAAAATATTGCACAACGACCTTGTTTATTACGCTACGCTTAAAGAGCATTTCTTAAAACTCAACGAGCCTATGGGTAAAGAGACTTACTACGTAAAAAATGTTATCATTATGGGTGGAAGTCGAATAGGGGAGTGGGTTGCGCGATTGTTGGGTAATGATGTAAATGTTAAGGTTATTGAGATAAATCAGGCAAGAGCCGAAAAACTTTCGGAAGATATTGGGCAAAAAGCAACAATCTTGGTCGGCGATGGCTTAGATAATGAGCTTCTTGTAGAAGAAGGCATTGAAGGAACCGATGCCTTTATCGCAGTTACAGGAAATACCGAAGCCAATATTTTATCGTGTTTGGCTGCTAAAAATTACGGTGTTAAAAAAACTATTGCCGAAATTGAAAATCTTGACTTTATATCTATAGCTCAAAGCTTAGATATTGGTACTATTATCAACAAAAAACACATAGCAGCAAGCAAGATATATGAACTTTTGCTGAAGGCTGATGTTTCTAATTTTAAGTGTCTTAACTTTGCCGATGCCAATGTGGGGGAAATTACAGCACAGCCCGGTTCGAAGGTTACTAAAAGAAAAGTTAAGGATTTAAACTTACCTGCTGATTTTACGTTTGGAGCTTTAGTTAGAGAGGGAAAACCAATGCTTATAGATGGCGAAACGCAAATTAAAGAATGGGATCAAGTTGTAGTGTTTTTCTTTAATAAATCGCTAAAACAGGTTGAAAAACTATTCCATTAA
- a CDS encoding TrkH family potassium uptake protein: protein MKSFNFRFVLNFLGLLIVFQSLMMLVMAFVGKLLLDESFVVSSFYSSVIITLATGLIFLLAGKRGTSLENSINVREGFFIVTFSWILLSLTGLLPYYISGFIPNFVDAYFETISGYTTTGSTILNNIEEFPKSLLLWRALTHWIGGIGIIVFALVFVPLFGGSAVSLFRAEVSGFLPNQIKPRVAQVAKRLFAIYVGFSLLGFFLLWLGPMDAFDAITHVFAAIATGGFSTKQASIAAFNSSYVEYVLIFIMFVGGTNFSLMFLSLRNKSFKPLVRDQEFRWYFIIAISFAVIIALSLILRKIIPDVEYAIRTSLFSVVSVMTTTGFATADYTLWGTPYWIVFLFLMLFCASAGSTSGGMKISRLVIMLKSLGVEFKKQVHPQAVYTVFYSKHPVPKPVVSQVFNFVFIYLFIFAIGALLISIAGVPFEEAIGASLTSISNVGPGLGASGPCGTFAHFNDFSKIIMCLLMLIGRLEVFTVLSLFIPSFWK from the coding sequence ATGAAAAGTTTTAATTTCAGATTTGTACTAAACTTTTTGGGATTGCTTATTGTTTTCCAATCACTTATGATGTTAGTGATGGCATTTGTAGGCAAGCTACTTTTAGACGAAAGTTTTGTAGTTAGTAGTTTTTATTCTTCGGTAATAATAACATTGGCAACCGGACTGATTTTTCTGTTAGCAGGAAAAAGAGGTACTTCACTTGAAAATTCCATTAATGTCCGCGAAGGTTTTTTTATTGTTACTTTTTCGTGGATACTACTTAGTTTAACAGGTTTATTACCGTACTATATAAGCGGATTTATACCTAATTTTGTTGACGCTTATTTTGAAACTATATCGGGTTATACTACAACAGGAAGCACCATACTTAATAATATAGAAGAATTTCCTAAGTCGTTGTTATTATGGCGAGCTCTAACACATTGGATTGGAGGTATAGGTATTATTGTTTTTGCATTAGTTTTTGTGCCTCTTTTTGGCGGCTCTGCCGTTTCTTTGTTCAGAGCAGAAGTAAGCGGCTTTTTACCAAATCAAATCAAGCCGAGGGTTGCACAAGTTGCTAAAAGGCTTTTCGCAATTTATGTTGGATTTTCCTTGTTAGGTTTCTTTTTACTTTGGTTAGGTCCTATGGATGCCTTCGATGCAATAACACACGTTTTCGCTGCCATTGCAACAGGTGGGTTCTCAACCAAACAGGCGAGTATAGCGGCATTTAATTCATCTTATGTTGAATACGTTTTAATATTTATAATGTTTGTAGGCGGAACTAACTTTTCGTTGATGTTTTTGTCATTAAGAAATAAAAGTTTTAAACCGCTTGTCCGCGACCAAGAATTTAGGTGGTATTTTATTATAGCAATATCTTTCGCTGTTATTATTGCATTGTCATTGATTTTGCGAAAAATTATTCCTGATGTTGAATATGCTATTCGTACTTCACTTTTTAGTGTAGTGTCCGTTATGACAACTACAGGTTTTGCAACAGCCGATTATACTCTTTGGGGAACACCTTATTGGATAGTTTTCTTATTTCTGATGTTGTTTTGTGCTTCAGCCGGTTCAACATCAGGAGGAATGAAAATTTCTAGGCTTGTTATTATGCTTAAAAGCTTAGGAGTAGAGTTCAAAAAACAAGTGCACCCACAGGCTGTGTATACAGTGTTTTACAGCAAGCATCCTGTTCCAAAACCGGTGGTTTCGCAGGTCTTCAATTTTGTTTTTATTTATTTGTTTATTTTTGCTATAGGTGCTTTACTAATAAGTATTGCCGGTGTTCCTTTTGAAGAGGCTATTGGAGCATCTCTAACATCTATTAGTAATGTTGGTCCTGGTTTGGGAGCGAGTGGTCCTTGTGGTACTTTCGCTCACTTCAATGATTTCTCAAAAATTATTATGTGTCTGCTTATGCTTATTGGCAGGTTGGAAGTGTTTACGGTTCTTTCGTTATTTATCCCAAGTTTTTGGAAATAA
- a CDS encoding carbonic anhydrase, with the protein METSSSNPTPDTNKDRLLEGIRDFNTREFVPNQLLFDELKEKQTPHTLFIGCSDSRVVPHMLTKSLAGELFVVRNIGNFVPLYKRKSVTYVATSAVIEYAVNQLEVKNIVVCGHSNCGGCAALYKDKELKKLPQTRNWLELARPVKERVEKKIAKNKLKLEEREAYTEKLNVVLQIKHLMDYPYIRKKVKAGELNVYGWYYQIEEGRIYNYDKELKKFVKVD; encoded by the coding sequence ATGGAAACGTCATCATCAAACCCAACACCCGATACCAACAAAGACCGTTTATTGGAAGGTATCCGCGATTTTAACACTCGGGAATTTGTTCCCAATCAACTCCTCTTCGACGAATTAAAAGAAAAACAAACTCCTCACACATTATTTATTGGCTGCTCCGATTCGCGTGTGGTTCCGCACATGCTAACCAAAAGCTTAGCCGGCGAGCTATTCGTAGTTCGTAACATTGGCAACTTCGTTCCTCTTTACAAAAGAAAATCCGTTACTTATGTTGCTACATCTGCAGTAATAGAATATGCAGTAAACCAGCTAGAAGTAAAGAATATAGTTGTTTGTGGGCACTCTAATTGCGGCGGTTGTGCAGCTTTGTACAAAGATAAAGAGTTGAAAAAACTACCCCAAACCAGAAATTGGCTCGAACTTGCGAGACCCGTGAAAGAACGTGTAGAGAAAAAAATTGCCAAAAATAAGTTGAAATTGGAAGAACGTGAAGCCTACACCGAAAAACTTAACGTAGTACTGCAAATCAAACACTTGATGGATTACCCGTATATCCGAAAAAAAGTTAAAGCAGGCGAGCTAAACGTATATGGTTGGTACTACCAAATTGAAGAGGGTAGAATTTATAACTACGATAAAGAACTGAAGAAGTTTGTTAAAGTAGACTAA
- the tsf gene encoding translation elongation factor Ts gives MANITAAQVNELRKITGAGMMDCKKALVESNGDIEAAIDILRKKGQKVAVNRADRDANQGIVIARTTADNGFASVIMLNCETDFVAKNQDFIDFANKISDATIEHQPKSLDELLQIKIDGFTVEEGVTHLIGKTGEKMQLAHYEHITAPYTAAYNHFDNRLSAIVGFNKKDVNDIEQIGNDISMQVAAMNPLAVDKDSIPQSAIDREIEIGKEQARAEGKPEEMLEKIAMGKLNRFFKENTLLEQEFINEAKVSVKDYLQRIDKNFTVTDLKRFQLGS, from the coding sequence ATGGCAAATATTACAGCAGCTCAAGTTAATGAACTCAGAAAAATAACAGGAGCAGGCATGATGGACTGCAAAAAAGCATTGGTTGAATCTAACGGAGATATTGAAGCAGCTATCGATATACTACGAAAAAAAGGTCAGAAAGTAGCAGTAAACCGCGCCGACAGAGACGCAAATCAAGGTATTGTTATAGCCAGAACTACAGCCGACAACGGATTTGCATCTGTTATTATGCTTAACTGTGAAACCGATTTTGTTGCAAAAAATCAAGATTTTATCGACTTTGCAAACAAAATCAGCGATGCAACAATTGAACATCAACCTAAATCGTTGGACGAACTACTTCAAATAAAAATTGACGGATTTACTGTAGAAGAAGGTGTTACACATCTTATAGGTAAAACAGGCGAAAAAATGCAGTTGGCTCACTACGAACACATTACTGCCCCTTATACCGCTGCCTACAATCACTTCGATAACAGATTATCTGCAATAGTTGGTTTCAACAAAAAAGATGTAAATGATATTGAACAAATTGGAAATGACATTTCAATGCAGGTTGCAGCAATGAACCCGCTAGCAGTTGATAAAGACAGTATCCCTCAAAGTGCTATAGACAGAGAAATTGAAATTGGTAAAGAACAAGCCAGAGCAGAAGGTAAACCCGAAGAAATGCTTGAAAAAATAGCTATGGGTAAACTTAACAGATTCTTTAAAGAAAACACTTTATTGGAACAAGAATTTATTAACGAAGCTAAGGTTTCCGTTAAAGATTACTTGCAAAGAATTGATAAGAACTTTACCGTTACCGACCTGAAACGCTTTCAGTTAGGTTCGTAA
- the rpsB gene encoding 30S ribosomal protein S2, whose amino-acid sequence MTSTNFEELLNAGCHFGHLKRKWNPNMAPYIFMERNGIHIIDLYKTIAKLDEASAAMKQIAKSGRKILFVATKKQAKEIVAELVKPTGMPYVTERWPGGMLTNFATIRKAVKKMSSIDALMNSPAFDGISKRERLQITRERANLEKNLGSISELNTLPSALFVVDIMKEHIAVDEARKLGIPTFAIVDTNSDPNLVDFPIPANDDASKSIALIVSKMIEAIEEGKNERKLEKDKIEDEVEVEDDDTKVSTFDDDEDDDMEDSKKERGKRKRIVRGEGDEEDSRKQRTRKNISKRK is encoded by the coding sequence ATGACATCTACAAATTTTGAAGAATTATTAAATGCAGGTTGCCACTTTGGTCACCTAAAACGTAAATGGAATCCGAATATGGCTCCGTATATCTTTATGGAACGCAACGGAATCCACATTATCGACTTATACAAAACTATAGCCAAACTTGATGAAGCAAGTGCAGCTATGAAACAAATTGCTAAATCGGGTAGAAAAATTTTGTTTGTAGCAACTAAAAAACAAGCAAAAGAAATAGTAGCCGAACTTGTAAAACCAACAGGAATGCCTTACGTTACCGAAAGATGGCCCGGCGGTATGCTTACTAATTTTGCAACCATTCGCAAAGCCGTTAAAAAAATGTCGTCGATTGACGCATTGATGAACAGTCCGGCTTTTGATGGTATTTCTAAAAGAGAACGCCTACAAATTACACGCGAAAGAGCTAACTTAGAAAAAAACTTAGGCTCAATATCCGAACTTAACACACTACCCTCGGCGCTATTTGTTGTCGATATTATGAAAGAACATATTGCCGTTGACGAAGCAAGAAAATTAGGAATACCTACATTTGCTATCGTTGATACCAACAGCGACCCAAATTTGGTTGACTTCCCAATACCTGCCAACGACGACGCTTCGAAATCAATAGCTCTTATAGTTTCTAAAATGATTGAAGCAATTGAAGAAGGTAAAAACGAAAGAAAACTTGAAAAAGATAAAATTGAAGACGAAGTTGAAGTAGAAGACGACGATACCAAAGTAAGCACCTTCGACGATGATGAAGATGACGATATGGAAGACAGCAAAAAAGAAAGAGGCAAACGCAAAAGAATCGTTAGAGGCGAAGGCGACGAAGAAGATTCTAGAAAACAACGTACCAGAAAAAACATCAGCAAGAGAAAATAA
- the rpsI gene encoding 30S ribosomal protein S9 — translation MENILSVGRRKKAIARVFMKPGNGSITVNGKDYKEYFPTPMLQNNILQPLQITENLDKYDVVSTIKGGGMTGQAEALRLGIARTLIEQDAELRPALKAKGMLRRDPRMVERKKFGQKKARKRFQFSKR, via the coding sequence ATGGAAAACATATTATCAGTAGGCAGACGTAAAAAAGCAATTGCAAGAGTATTTATGAAACCCGGTAACGGTAGTATTACAGTTAACGGAAAAGATTACAAAGAATACTTTCCTACCCCGATGTTACAAAACAATATACTGCAACCTTTACAAATTACCGAAAATTTGGATAAATACGACGTTGTTTCTACAATAAAAGGAGGTGGTATGACTGGACAAGCCGAAGCGTTACGTTTGGGCATAGCTCGCACCCTTATAGAACAAGACGCCGAATTACGTCCGGCTCTTAAAGCCAAAGGAATGCTCAGACGCGACCCACGTATGGTTGAAAGAAAGAAATTCGGTCAGAAAAAAGCTCGTAAACGCTTCCAATTTAGTAAACGTTAA
- the rplM gene encoding 50S ribosomal protein L13, whose protein sequence is MNTQSYKTATPSKSAIEKKWVLIDAENETLGRLSSKIAYILRGKNKPHFSPHMDCGDNVVVINASKINFTGKKMTDKVYVRHTGYPGGQRFRTPKELLVKKPCFIVEHAVKGMLPKNKLANQLFRNLRVFEGPEHNLEAQKPVKINLNEIK, encoded by the coding sequence ATGAACACACAAAGTTATAAAACAGCAACACCGTCAAAGTCTGCTATTGAGAAAAAGTGGGTATTGATTGATGCTGAAAATGAAACATTAGGACGTCTATCCTCAAAGATAGCCTATATACTCAGAGGTAAAAACAAGCCTCATTTTTCGCCTCATATGGACTGTGGCGACAATGTTGTTGTTATAAATGCCAGCAAAATTAACTTTACAGGCAAAAAAATGACCGATAAAGTTTACGTCAGACATACAGGCTACCCCGGAGGACAAAGATTTAGAACTCCTAAAGAATTGCTTGTTAAAAAACCATGCTTCATAGTTGAACACGCCGTTAAAGGAATGCTACCAAAAAATAAATTAGCAAACCAACTATTCAGAAACCTTAGAGTTTTTGAAGGACCTGAACACAACTTAGAAGCTCAGAAACCAGTAAAAATCAATTTAAACGAAATTAAATAA